A part of Chanos chanos chromosome 9, fChaCha1.1, whole genome shotgun sequence genomic DNA contains:
- the arrdc2 gene encoding arrestin domain-containing protein 2 isoform X2 yields the protein MIFDRLKKFYIVFDSPEIDSPPVFSSGDVVSGRVVLEFSGESKVESLKLHAEGFAKVHWTESRSAGSSTAYTQNYSDEVEYLNRREVLLQADNGELTVLSAGRHEFPFSFQLPEETLVTSFEGKHGSIRYWVKVKLHRPWATVKKIKKEFTVIEPIDINTPSLLAPQAGTKEKVARAWYCNFGQVSITAKIDRKGYTPGEVIPVFAEFDNSTSRTVVPKAYITQTQTFIARGTMKQKRSVVATLCGDAVGARRRETWHGRAIKIPPVGPSILQCRIIKVEYTLKVCLDVPGTSKLCLELPLVMGTIPLHPFGSRTSSVSSQYSVNLEWLRMAIPEQPEPPPEYSSVVTDEEAARAVTQNAPPCEELGRPYMAYVQEFRLRPPPVYSEVDPNPQPLHMRPRCMTC from the exons atgatttttgacAGGTTGAAAAAGTTCTACATCGTTTTCGATTCGCCCGAAATCGACTCTCCTCCAGTGTTCAGCAGCGGGGATGTTGTCTCTGGCAGGGTGGTCTTGGAGTTTAGTGGAGAAAGCAAAGTGGAATCGTTAAAGTTACACGCCGAAGGTTTTGCAAAAGTGCACTGGACAGAATCTCGAAGTGCCGGATCGAGTACGGCTTATACACAAAACTATAGCGATGAAGTCGAGTACCTGAACCGGAGAGAGGTTCTTCTGCAAGCAG ATAATGGTGAATTAACCGTCCTCAGTGCTGGAAGGCACGAATTCCCCTTCAGTTTCCAACTGCCAGAAGA GACCCTGGTAACCTCATTTGAAGGCAAACATGGAAGCATCCGTTACTGGGTGAAAGTAAAGCTCCACAGACCTTGGGCCACTGTTAAGAAAATCAAGAAGGAGTTCACAGTCATTGAACCTATTGACATTAACACACCGTCTCTTCTG GCACCTCAGGCAGGCACCAAAGAAAAAGTTGCACGCGCTTGGTACTGTAACTTTGGGCAAGTTTCCATCACAGCCAAAATCGACCGCAAAGGCTACACACCAG GCGAAGTGATCCCCGTGTTTGCGGAGTTCGACAACTCCACCTCGCGCACCGTGGTACCCAAGGCTTACATCACTCAGACTCAAACCTTCATCGCCAGGGGAACCATGAAGCAGAAACGCTCCGTGGTGGCCACGCTCTGCGGCGACGCGGTGGGGGCCCGGCGCCGGGAGACGTGGCACGGCCGCGCCATTAAGATCCCCCCCGTGGGGCCGTCCATCCTGCAGTGTCGCATCATCAAAGTCGAGTACACGCTCAAG gtgtgtCTGGACGTCCCGGGAACGTCTAAGCTGTGTCTGGAGCTGCCGCTGGTGATGGGCACCATCCCTCTCCACCCGTTTGGCAGCAGAACCTCCAGCGTGAGCAGTCAGTACAGCGTCAACCTGGAGTGGCTTCGTATGGCCATCCCCGAGCAACCTGAGC CCCCTCCTGAGTACAGCTCTGTGGTGACGGACGAGGAGGCAGCGCGCGCGGTCACACAGAACGCGCCTCCCTGTGAGGAGCTGGGGCGTCCCTACATGGCCTACGTACAGGAGTTCAGGCTCAGACCTCCTCCCGTTTACAGTGag GTCGACCCCAATCCACAGCCTCTGCACATGAGACCACGCTGCATGACCTGTTGA
- the arrdc2 gene encoding arrestin domain-containing protein 2 isoform X1, whose protein sequence is MAFKAIKRFKVEFDGPEDAVYTSGEIVSGQVILELNREIKVRSLKVQGRGVATAHWLENRSVGVNTVYNDYTSKITYFRRRQHLIRDNGELTVLSAGRHEFPFSFQLPEETLVTSFEGKHGSIRYWVKVKLHRPWATVKKIKKEFTVIEPIDINTPSLLAPQAGTKEKVARAWYCNFGQVSITAKIDRKGYTPGEVIPVFAEFDNSTSRTVVPKAYITQTQTFIARGTMKQKRSVVATLCGDAVGARRRETWHGRAIKIPPVGPSILQCRIIKVEYTLKVCLDVPGTSKLCLELPLVMGTIPLHPFGSRTSSVSSQYSVNLEWLRMAIPEQPEPPPEYSSVVTDEEAARAVTQNAPPCEELGRPYMAYVQEFRLRPPPVYSEVDPNPQPLHMRPRCMTC, encoded by the exons ATGGCTTTTAAAGCAATAAAACGTTTCAAGGTTGAATTTGATGGTCCAGAGGATGCTGTGTATACGAGCGGGGAAATCGTCTCAGGGCAGGTTATTTTGGAGCTGAACCGAGAGATCAAAGTCCGGTCGCTGAAGGTGCAAGGCAGAGGGGTTGCCACAGCCCACTGGCTGGAGAATCGCAGTGTTGGCGTCAACACGGTTTACAATGACTACACTTCTAAGATAACCTACTTCAGAAGAAGACAGCATCTTATTCGAG ATAATGGTGAATTAACCGTCCTCAGTGCTGGAAGGCACGAATTCCCCTTCAGTTTCCAACTGCCAGAAGA GACCCTGGTAACCTCATTTGAAGGCAAACATGGAAGCATCCGTTACTGGGTGAAAGTAAAGCTCCACAGACCTTGGGCCACTGTTAAGAAAATCAAGAAGGAGTTCACAGTCATTGAACCTATTGACATTAACACACCGTCTCTTCTG GCACCTCAGGCAGGCACCAAAGAAAAAGTTGCACGCGCTTGGTACTGTAACTTTGGGCAAGTTTCCATCACAGCCAAAATCGACCGCAAAGGCTACACACCAG GCGAAGTGATCCCCGTGTTTGCGGAGTTCGACAACTCCACCTCGCGCACCGTGGTACCCAAGGCTTACATCACTCAGACTCAAACCTTCATCGCCAGGGGAACCATGAAGCAGAAACGCTCCGTGGTGGCCACGCTCTGCGGCGACGCGGTGGGGGCCCGGCGCCGGGAGACGTGGCACGGCCGCGCCATTAAGATCCCCCCCGTGGGGCCGTCCATCCTGCAGTGTCGCATCATCAAAGTCGAGTACACGCTCAAG gtgtgtCTGGACGTCCCGGGAACGTCTAAGCTGTGTCTGGAGCTGCCGCTGGTGATGGGCACCATCCCTCTCCACCCGTTTGGCAGCAGAACCTCCAGCGTGAGCAGTCAGTACAGCGTCAACCTGGAGTGGCTTCGTATGGCCATCCCCGAGCAACCTGAGC CCCCTCCTGAGTACAGCTCTGTGGTGACGGACGAGGAGGCAGCGCGCGCGGTCACACAGAACGCGCCTCCCTGTGAGGAGCTGGGGCGTCCCTACATGGCCTACGTACAGGAGTTCAGGCTCAGACCTCCTCCCGTTTACAGTGag GTCGACCCCAATCCACAGCCTCTGCACATGAGACCACGCTGCATGACCTGTTGA